A genomic window from Armatimonadota bacterium includes:
- the yihA gene encoding ribosome biogenesis GTP-binding protein YihA/YsxC yields the protein MRITAEYVTSVARLDQLPNESLPEIALTGRSNVGKSSLINTLVGKQGLARTSSTPGHTQTLNYYRITPDEKTGMPFFLVDMPGYGFAQVSKGSRAQWLDIIGNYFDTRQALRGVMQIIDLRHMPQPLDLNMAQWLRDNGHNFVVVGTKADKVAKTKVSSLLTQSAKSLNIDSQDAMAFSAQTGLGRDQLWRRLLDMTQK from the coding sequence ATGCGTATTACAGCAGAATATGTCACCAGCGTGGCTCGCCTGGATCAGTTGCCCAATGAAAGCCTGCCCGAGATCGCGCTGACAGGGCGATCCAACGTAGGCAAGTCTTCGTTGATCAATACCCTTGTCGGCAAACAGGGGCTGGCTCGAACGTCCAGCACGCCCGGACACACTCAGACCCTGAACTACTATCGAATCACTCCAGATGAAAAGACAGGCATGCCTTTTTTTCTCGTCGATATGCCGGGGTATGGTTTCGCACAGGTCAGCAAAGGCAGCCGCGCCCAATGGCTGGATATCATCGGGAATTACTTCGATACACGGCAGGCACTGCGGGGTGTTATGCAGATAATCGATTTACGGCATATGCCTCAGCCGCTGGATCTAAATATGGCGCAGTGGCTGCGCGATAACGGGCACAATTTTGTGGTGGTCGGAACCAAGGCGGACAAAGTGGCAAAAACGAAAGTCTCAAGTCTACTGACACAGTCGGCAAAGAGCCTGAATATCGATAGCCAGGATGCAATGGCATTCTCCGCGCAGACGGGGCTTGGCCGAGACCAGCTTTGGCGCCGGCTTCTGGACATGACCCAGAAATAG
- a CDS encoding SpoIIE family protein phosphatase, whose amino-acid sequence MLKGITKADGGNSPEDRYGVVVALSNLSKTLDAADGSVAFPAAAEAGATLLRVSKTVVFIKDENGELVAGGNNGLSNKPGLLATAQSVAHESLDSSAPVIYPNSFGKNRELMVNLKKLGISAVLSVPMRVGEANLGAFVALSEGSRTFAPGDIELAHVVASQAALAAWKNMGPSAVTSAAEPSDLISLANRKIQELSLVNQVSHAVSSTLDLDKLLDIALEQSMAAVRADAGSLMLLSEETGRLEIVASRGIARKWVQNTKQPVGESIAGWVAEHGESVLVSDARNDLRFHMPSFRDYITSAASVPLKAKGMIIGVLNVNTVNPERVFDERDLELLGTVANQMAVAIENARLYARVNRRTKQLDSLLQISRTVTSTLNLDEVMHRVSEVICRVFQLDVCSLLLIDEPSGRFRLGHGIGLKNKRKYVYYDIAAPFANRVKKTNARVMMRDITRSPLLCTEISQAEKLKSAVAIPLRHHGKLVGVAVGFSRELRTFVKSQQDMVRSIGELAGIAIHHARIYRQKYKIAEILQQRLVPAEAPKFAGLDIGHKFLPAQEVGGDYYDFINVGPKMLGIALGDVAGSDVEAAEYTTMGKHVLRAYAHEYAYPADVLVKTNNMVCEDTRSDMFISLFYGIIDLKAMKLLYANAGCEPAIHYSSRTGECRVLMSEGILLGIKKGTQYAQQEINLDPGDIVMVYTDGLTEAGVEGMRFGTQRVMDLLADFAPLSAQEIVDGMHDALLEFGHGRITDDVAMVVTKVV is encoded by the coding sequence ATGCTAAAAGGCATCACTAAGGCTGATGGCGGCAATTCGCCTGAAGACCGATATGGGGTTGTAGTTGCTCTTTCCAATCTGTCCAAAACCCTTGATGCCGCCGATGGCAGTGTCGCATTTCCTGCTGCTGCGGAGGCAGGCGCTACACTGCTGCGTGTCTCCAAGACAGTCGTCTTCATAAAAGATGAAAATGGCGAGCTTGTAGCGGGAGGCAATAATGGCTTGAGTAATAAACCAGGCTTACTTGCTACTGCACAGTCTGTCGCTCATGAGTCGCTCGACTCGTCCGCTCCAGTGATCTACCCGAACTCATTCGGTAAAAATCGCGAACTTATGGTCAACCTGAAGAAACTGGGCATCTCGGCGGTTCTGAGCGTGCCGATGAGGGTAGGCGAGGCCAATTTGGGCGCTTTCGTTGCCCTGTCGGAAGGTTCGAGGACGTTTGCTCCCGGTGATATCGAACTCGCCCATGTGGTGGCCAGCCAGGCTGCTCTTGCGGCATGGAAGAACATGGGTCCAAGCGCCGTAACGTCGGCTGCGGAGCCGAGTGACCTGATCAGCCTTGCTAATCGCAAGATCCAGGAGCTTTCGCTGGTCAACCAGGTAAGTCATGCGGTCAGCTCCACTCTGGACCTCGACAAGCTGCTGGATATCGCCCTGGAGCAGTCCATGGCGGCGGTGCGCGCAGATGCGGGTTCTCTGATGCTTCTGAGCGAGGAAACCGGCAGGCTGGAGATTGTCGCCTCGCGCGGTATCGCCCGCAAGTGGGTCCAGAATACAAAGCAACCTGTAGGTGAGAGTATCGCGGGATGGGTGGCCGAACATGGTGAGAGCGTTCTGGTCAGTGACGCTCGCAATGATCTTCGTTTTCATATGCCGTCCTTCCGAGATTATATTACCTCGGCTGCGTCTGTTCCGCTAAAGGCCAAGGGTATGATCATAGGCGTGCTCAATGTCAATACGGTCAATCCTGAGAGAGTCTTTGATGAGCGCGATCTGGAACTGCTTGGCACGGTCGCAAACCAGATGGCGGTCGCTATAGAGAATGCCCGTCTTTATGCTCGTGTCAATCGCCGTACAAAGCAGCTCGACAGTCTTCTGCAGATATCACGTACTGTGACCTCCACGTTAAACCTGGACGAAGTCATGCACAGAGTCTCTGAGGTAATTTGCAGGGTCTTTCAGCTCGATGTTTGTTCGCTGCTTCTTATAGACGAGCCAAGCGGTCGTTTCAGACTAGGTCATGGCATTGGTCTTAAGAACAAGCGCAAATATGTGTATTATGACATCGCGGCCCCATTTGCAAATAGAGTAAAGAAGACAAATGCCAGGGTCATGATGCGCGATATCACCAGGTCACCGTTGCTGTGCACTGAGATTTCGCAGGCTGAGAAGCTCAAGTCAGCAGTTGCGATTCCACTCCGACATCATGGAAAACTGGTTGGTGTGGCTGTCGGCTTTTCGAGAGAGCTGCGCACATTTGTAAAATCTCAGCAGGATATGGTGCGATCCATTGGTGAACTTGCGGGCATTGCGATCCACCATGCTCGAATTTACAGGCAGAAGTATAAGATAGCGGAAATTCTGCAGCAGCGATTGGTGCCTGCCGAAGCGCCTAAGTTCGCCGGACTCGATATCGGCCACAAGTTTTTACCTGCCCAGGAGGTCGGCGGTGACTATTACGACTTCATCAATGTCGGCCCAAAGATGCTTGGAATTGCTCTCGGAGATGTAGCGGGCAGCGATGTTGAAGCCGCAGAGTATACCACCATGGGCAAGCACGTGCTGCGCGCATATGCCCACGAATACGCATATCCCGCGGACGTATTGGTAAAGACCAACAATATGGTCTGCGAAGATACCCGCTCCGATATGTTCATCAGCCTCTTCTACGGCATTATCGATCTCAAGGCAATGAAACTGCTCTATGCCAACGCCGGCTGCGAGCCTGCGATTCACTATAGCTCCCGGACCGGTGAGTGCAGAGTGTTAATGTCAGAAGGCATTCTGCTGGGGATAAAAAAAGGGACTCAATATGCTCAGCAGGAGATCAATCTTGATCCGGGCGACATTGTGATGGTCTACACTGATGGCCTGACCGAAGCCGGTGTCGAAGGGATGCGTTTCGGCACGCAGCGAGTAATGGACCTGCTTGCTGACTTTGCCCCCTTAAGCGCTCAAGAGATTGTCGATGGAATGCACGATGCCCTCCTCGAGTTCGGCCACGGCCGCATTACAGACGACGTTGCGATGGTTGTGACCAAGGTTGTTTAG
- a CDS encoding MFS transporter — MNERRKIFGVSKTVFTLGIVSFLTDVSSEMLIPIVPQFLKFIIGASTLSIGLIEGIAESTASILRVWAGYLADKSGRPKLLTALGYGLSSLTKPFYLLAASWPDVLGIRFADRFGKGIRSAPRDVLIADATDESNRGRAFGLHRAMDTAGAALGPLIILILVWLLLGRAAPQALGTHDRGLYHIIFLAATVPAVLGWLVLVIFVPEKTRKDGESSKPEIKLSSLDRRFKIFLAIVMLFAIGNSSDAFLVLRARSAPVSMGFLDFLWVYVAFNAISALVSLRSGIASDRIGRRPVIIVGWLVFSVVYAAMARITSPAGVWIWFTIYGIYYGMTEGILRAYAIDLAPAHLRGTAVGAYYTFTGVALLPASIIAGLLWDKVSPSAPFYYGAATSLAAALMLALFVKPRPENGVAIIEPE, encoded by the coding sequence ATGAATGAAAGGCGTAAAATTTTCGGAGTAAGCAAGACTGTTTTTACATTGGGAATTGTCAGTTTCCTCACTGACGTCTCCAGCGAGATGCTGATCCCGATAGTGCCGCAGTTCCTAAAGTTCATAATAGGAGCCTCTACGCTCAGCATAGGACTAATCGAGGGAATTGCTGAAAGCACAGCATCGATACTGCGTGTATGGGCAGGGTATCTTGCGGATAAGTCAGGCAGGCCAAAGCTGCTTACGGCGCTCGGTTATGGACTTTCCTCACTCACCAAACCGTTTTACCTGCTTGCTGCGTCATGGCCGGATGTGCTCGGGATCAGATTTGCGGACAGGTTCGGCAAGGGAATACGCAGTGCTCCGAGAGATGTGCTTATTGCAGATGCGACAGATGAATCGAACCGGGGAAGGGCTTTCGGACTGCACCGCGCAATGGATACGGCAGGAGCCGCATTAGGTCCACTGATCATACTGATCCTGGTTTGGCTGCTTCTCGGCAGAGCTGCTCCACAAGCGCTCGGCACACATGACAGAGGTCTCTACCACATCATATTCCTTGCAGCGACTGTCCCGGCTGTCCTCGGCTGGCTGGTACTGGTGATCTTTGTACCGGAAAAAACACGTAAAGATGGCGAGTCGTCAAAGCCCGAAATAAAACTCTCTTCGCTGGACAGAAGATTCAAGATATTCCTTGCTATTGTGATGTTGTTCGCTATCGGCAACTCAAGCGATGCGTTTCTGGTGCTGAGAGCAAGAAGCGCACCTGTCAGTATGGGCTTTCTAGATTTTCTCTGGGTATATGTCGCGTTCAATGCTATATCTGCATTGGTCTCGCTTAGAAGCGGGATCGCCTCTGACAGAATCGGCAGGCGGCCCGTGATAATAGTGGGATGGCTGGTCTTTTCCGTAGTCTATGCGGCTATGGCGCGTATAACCAGTCCCGCAGGCGTTTGGATATGGTTTACTATCTACGGAATATACTACGGTATGACCGAAGGCATCCTGAGAGCCTACGCAATTGACCTTGCACCCGCGCATCTTCGAGGAACCGCAGTCGGAGCGTATTACACTTTTACGGGTGTAGCGCTTTTACCGGCGAGCATAATTGCCGGTCTGCTATGGGACAAGGTCTCACCGAGCGCGCCGTTCTATTATGGCGCAGCAACATCACTTGCTGCGGCTTTGATGCTCGCGCTGTTTGTCAAACCCAGACCGGAAAACGGCGTGGCCATAATCGAGCCGGAATAA
- a CDS encoding FAD/NAD(P)-binding protein: MTQTTTEKTSTHKCTCNPYEPKLAVIEKIIEETWDTKTFRVVFQDPELRDNFHYEPGQFQEVSVFGVGESTFCLTSSATRKGYIEFSVKKVGSVTSALHELSEGDVVGIRAPLGNWFPYNEWKGKNLLFIGGGIGMAPMRSLLNFCLDNRTDYADITTLYGARTPGDLCFKYEYDEWNTKGKLYLTVDQGDDDWKDHVGHVPGYLKELAPKPENTIAITCGPPIMIKFALVELANLGFTYEQIYTTLEMKMKCGIGKCGRCNIGSKFVCLDGPVFSYAEIKELPPEF; the protein is encoded by the coding sequence ATGACACAAACAACAACTGAAAAAACAAGCACTCATAAGTGCACATGCAACCCGTACGAGCCTAAGCTGGCCGTAATCGAGAAGATAATCGAGGAGACCTGGGACACCAAGACTTTCAGAGTAGTTTTCCAGGACCCGGAACTCCGAGATAACTTCCATTATGAGCCGGGTCAGTTCCAGGAGGTCTCGGTGTTTGGAGTAGGGGAGTCTACATTCTGCCTGACCTCCAGCGCCACCCGCAAGGGCTATATCGAGTTCTCGGTAAAGAAGGTTGGGTCGGTTACATCCGCGCTGCACGAGCTGAGCGAGGGCGACGTGGTGGGAATCCGAGCCCCACTGGGTAACTGGTTCCCGTATAACGAGTGGAAGGGTAAGAACCTGCTCTTTATAGGCGGCGGCATCGGCATGGCTCCCATGCGCTCACTGCTCAATTTCTGCCTGGACAACCGCACCGACTATGCGGATATCACGACACTATACGGCGCGCGCACTCCCGGCGACTTGTGCTTCAAATACGAGTATGACGAGTGGAACACCAAGGGCAAGCTCTATCTCACGGTCGATCAGGGCGATGATGATTGGAAAGACCATGTCGGCCATGTTCCAGGCTATCTCAAGGAACTTGCTCCCAAGCCTGAGAATACAATCGCTATAACTTGCGGTCCTCCCATTATGATAAAGTTCGCTCTGGTGGAGCTTGCAAATCTCGGGTTTACTTACGAGCAGATTTATACCACGCTGGAGATGAAGATGAAGTGCGGTATCGGCAAGTGCGGTAGGTGCAATATAGGCAGCAAATTTGTCTGCCTCGACGGCCCTGTGTTCTCATATGCCGAGATCAAGGAACTTCCGCCTGAGTTTTAG
- the ald gene encoding alanine dehydrogenase — MIVGVPKETKEGEYRVAIVSAIVESLVKAGHNVVVETGAGRGSGIGDDAYIEAGADIAVRAEDVFKAADMIVKVKEPVSSEYTLIRDGQVIFTFFHFAANEELTRAMVDSGAVCIAYETIEEADGSLPILTPMSEVAGRMAVHEGAKYLERPMEGRGILLGGVPGVAPANVAIIGGGVAGSNAAKMAAGLGANVVVLDINLDRLRYLDDVMPANVRTIMSDSYNIRMVLRESDLAIGAVLRHGARTPVLVTRDMLRLMKPRSVLVDIAVDQGGIFESSRPTTHANPIFVEEGVVHYCVANMPGAVAGTSTYALTNSTGRYIIELANKGWRQAVQESKQLMGGLNIAYGKVILAEVAELFGYEYFNVEEIKSF; from the coding sequence ATGATAGTCGGTGTGCCGAAAGAGACAAAAGAAGGCGAGTATAGAGTAGCTATAGTCTCTGCGATAGTCGAGTCGCTGGTAAAAGCAGGCCATAATGTCGTGGTCGAGACCGGCGCGGGTAGAGGCAGTGGAATAGGCGATGACGCTTACATAGAGGCCGGAGCGGATATAGCCGTGCGAGCTGAAGATGTCTTCAAAGCGGCTGATATGATCGTTAAGGTCAAAGAGCCGGTGTCTAGCGAATATACGCTTATACGTGACGGCCAGGTCATTTTTACATTTTTTCACTTTGCCGCAAACGAAGAGCTGACGCGCGCCATGGTCGATAGCGGCGCTGTTTGCATTGCATATGAGACAATCGAGGAGGCTGATGGTTCTCTTCCGATTCTTACACCGATGAGCGAGGTCGCGGGGCGAATGGCCGTCCATGAAGGCGCAAAGTATCTCGAAAGACCGATGGAGGGCAGGGGAATCCTGCTCGGCGGTGTGCCGGGTGTAGCTCCAGCTAATGTGGCGATTATCGGCGGGGGTGTGGCCGGTTCCAATGCGGCTAAGATGGCTGCAGGATTGGGCGCGAATGTTGTGGTGCTGGATATCAATCTGGACAGGCTTAGGTATTTGGATGATGTGATGCCTGCCAACGTCCGCACGATCATGTCGGACAGTTATAACATTCGGATGGTCCTGCGCGAGTCGGATTTGGCAATCGGAGCTGTGCTGCGTCATGGCGCGCGTACGCCTGTGCTTGTTACCCGAGATATGCTGCGGCTGATGAAGCCGAGGTCGGTGCTGGTCGATATAGCTGTCGATCAGGGCGGAATATTCGAGTCCAGCCGCCCGACGACGCATGCAAACCCGATTTTCGTCGAGGAGGGTGTCGTGCACTACTGTGTGGCAAATATGCCCGGCGCAGTGGCCGGCACATCGACTTATGCGCTCACAAACAGCACCGGTCGATATATTATTGAGCTTGCAAACAAGGGTTGGCGACAGGCCGTTCAAGAGAGCAAACAGCTAATGGGAGGCTTGAATATTGCATATGGTAAGGTCATATTGGCTGAGGTTGCAGAACTGTTCGGATATGAATATTTCAATGTTGAAGAAATTAAAAGCTTTTGA
- a CDS encoding 4Fe-4S dicluster domain-containing protein, translated as MSEKIISKDKIKEWIDVLMQSHTVVAPIERKDAPAEFREIKPGDEPIIDGSKSMMPPKDWLLPRYETLFKVSKGAEGAQVEPAVPECKPTVMLGMWLPDAAAIRVLDRVFLDDKFKDPYYAARRENTVLVAVMPAEKRWSWFCNSVDDVETWKDSVDVLMYDLGDKFYVEGISAKGEEIIAGAYFTESNEADTIARNQVWDLFAKCDKLPFAGKALYDNLAWEDPIWAEISQKCLACGMCSYMCPSCSCFDIQDETNGLCTERYRCRDTCQFEDFTLMGAGHNPRNNQLPRSRQRLLHKFKYQHEQFGVVGCTGCGRCVELCPVNVDIRDVLTRTCSKERAEEPVKAD; from the coding sequence ATGAGCGAGAAGATCATCTCTAAAGATAAAATTAAAGAGTGGATAGACGTGCTGATGCAGTCGCACACTGTCGTGGCGCCGATTGAGCGCAAAGATGCCCCCGCAGAGTTTCGGGAGATCAAACCCGGCGATGAGCCCATAATAGACGGCAGCAAATCCATGATGCCGCCCAAGGACTGGCTCCTGCCGCGCTATGAGACTCTCTTCAAAGTCAGCAAAGGCGCCGAGGGCGCTCAAGTCGAGCCTGCGGTTCCCGAGTGCAAACCGACGGTTATGCTTGGCATGTGGCTGCCGGATGCGGCGGCTATCCGTGTGCTGGATAGAGTCTTTCTTGACGACAAGTTCAAGGACCCATATTACGCCGCCCGCCGTGAGAATACAGTGCTGGTGGCTGTAATGCCTGCCGAGAAGCGCTGGAGCTGGTTCTGCAACTCAGTCGACGATGTCGAAACGTGGAAAGATAGCGTCGATGTGCTTATGTATGATCTCGGCGACAAATTCTATGTCGAGGGCATCAGTGCAAAAGGCGAAGAGATTATTGCGGGAGCATATTTCACTGAGTCGAATGAGGCCGATACCATAGCGCGCAATCAGGTCTGGGACCTCTTCGCCAAGTGCGATAAGCTGCCGTTTGCCGGTAAGGCACTATACGACAATCTCGCCTGGGAAGACCCGATCTGGGCTGAAATCTCTCAAAAGTGCCTAGCCTGCGGAATGTGCAGCTATATGTGCCCGAGTTGTTCGTGCTTCGATATTCAGGACGAGACCAACGGCTTGTGCACAGAGCGCTATAGGTGCCGCGATACCTGTCAGTTTGAAGATTTTACCTTGATGGGTGCCGGCCACAATCCGCGAAACAATCAGCTTCCGCGCTCACGCCAGAGACTTTTGCATAAGTTCAAGTATCAGCACGAGCAGTTCGGCGTAGTCGGCTGCACGGGCTGCGGTCGATGCGTGGAGCTTTGCCCTGTTAATGTGGACATTCGCGACGTACTGACTCGTACATGCTCGAAAGAACGTGCTGAGGAGCCGGTAAAAGCAGATTGA
- a CDS encoding uroporphyrinogen decarboxylase family protein produces the protein MPKETMTGRERWLAVLNREKPDRIPMDYWATPEANSKLCEHVDCDIDTALKRLHVDLPLCVGGNYVGPKPSEGQDIFGVKTVEMDYGTGSYNESITSPLAGFNSVAEIEANYTWPSPDWWDYSHLPEAIRGNEDRVVKGGGSEPFLVYKRLRGDMQAFMDLIENPEIVHYCLNKLFDLAYQDTLRIFETIPGQVNVTYIAEDVGGQNALMYSPEQIREFLHPGMRRMIELTKQNGSHVFHHTDGAVRDILPDLIDIGIEVLNPIQWRCPGMEREGLKKDFGDKLIFHGGVDNQYTLPFGSTQEVRQEVEDNIRILGHNGGYILAPCHNIQSVGPAENVVAMYEAGYEYGWC, from the coding sequence ATGCCGAAAGAAACAATGACCGGACGCGAACGCTGGCTCGCCGTTCTAAACCGGGAAAAGCCTGACCGCATACCTATGGACTACTGGGCAACTCCCGAAGCGAACAGTAAACTCTGTGAACATGTGGACTGTGATATCGATACTGCCCTGAAACGATTACACGTCGATTTGCCGCTCTGCGTTGGAGGCAACTATGTAGGACCGAAACCAAGCGAAGGTCAGGATATATTCGGCGTGAAGACCGTAGAGATGGATTATGGAACAGGTTCTTACAATGAATCTATCACCTCGCCTCTTGCCGGTTTCAATTCAGTGGCGGAAATCGAAGCAAACTACACATGGCCGAGCCCGGACTGGTGGGACTATTCTCACCTGCCGGAAGCAATCAGAGGCAATGAAGACCGCGTAGTAAAAGGCGGAGGATCTGAGCCGTTTCTGGTCTACAAACGTCTGCGTGGAGATATGCAAGCATTCATGGATTTGATCGAGAACCCTGAGATTGTGCATTATTGCCTGAATAAGCTATTTGATCTCGCTTATCAGGACACTCTACGAATCTTTGAGACGATCCCGGGACAGGTAAATGTCACATATATCGCAGAAGATGTCGGCGGTCAGAATGCGCTTATGTACTCGCCTGAGCAGATCCGGGAATTTCTCCACCCGGGTATGAGGCGAATGATCGAGCTTACAAAACAAAACGGCTCGCACGTATTTCACCATACTGACGGGGCTGTGCGAGACATACTGCCCGACCTGATCGACATCGGCATTGAAGTCCTGAACCCCATACAGTGGCGCTGCCCCGGCATGGAGCGCGAAGGTCTCAAAAAGGACTTCGGCGACAAGCTGATCTTTCATGGAGGAGTAGACAATCAGTATACTCTGCCATTCGGCAGCACCCAGGAAGTGCGTCAGGAAGTGGAGGATAATATTCGTATCCTTGGGCATAACGGCGGCTATATCCTGGCTCCGTGCCACAATATTCAATCGGTAGGACCTGCCGAAAATGTTGTCGCGATGTATGAAGCCGGATATGAATATGGATGGTGCTAG
- a CDS encoding glycoside hydrolase family 172 protein: MKVWLMILLCLAVAVPAFGAQMTYVDLVKRYTDLEGLAALPVVGEKCRQASSYDRASRYDEATGKYVAWDANGDGGGVIRMEGDEAVFAEMNGPGCIWRMWSALAGRGHLKIYLDDAPEPVLDMPFHSYFDNSVDEFNLSSLVNTVSQGRNWYVPIPYQKSCKIVADKDWGAYFQFTYTTFPKDTIVPTFKKNVSQEDLAALKQTDRFLRYRLGRDPAGVRKGETAETKFLTLAPGSKNIVTKLTGPRAITSIRLAIDPAWGENAEKQLREVVLKISWDGEKQPSVWVPLGDFFGAAPGIQKYKSLPMGVTDKEMYCLWYMPFAKDAKIELQNGGDKAFPVTLSIVSAPLSRDINDLMRFHAKWHRDAFLPTESERAIDWTMLKTNGQGRFVGVMLDVRNPKGGWWGEGDEKFFVDGEKFPSTFGTGSEDYFGYAWCSPDYFQNAFHNQTRQAPDNKWASLNRWQIADCVPFQKSFEGDIEKYWPNDRPTLYACTAYWYLALGGQDAYEPVEPASARTNYCPLDVTK; encoded by the coding sequence GTGAAGGTTTGGCTTATGATTTTATTGTGCTTAGCAGTCGCGGTTCCGGCATTTGGGGCTCAGATGACCTATGTCGATCTCGTCAAGAGATATACCGACCTTGAGGGGCTCGCGGCATTGCCGGTTGTTGGCGAGAAATGCCGACAGGCTTCGAGCTATGACCGCGCAAGCAGATATGACGAAGCAACCGGCAAATATGTAGCTTGGGATGCAAACGGTGACGGCGGCGGTGTCATACGCATGGAGGGCGATGAGGCAGTATTTGCCGAGATGAATGGTCCAGGCTGTATATGGCGTATGTGGAGCGCGTTGGCCGGCAGAGGGCATTTGAAGATATATCTCGATGACGCACCTGAGCCTGTGCTTGATATGCCGTTTCACAGTTACTTTGACAACAGTGTCGATGAGTTTAATCTTTCCTCACTTGTTAACACCGTCTCTCAGGGAAGAAACTGGTATGTCCCCATTCCTTACCAGAAATCCTGCAAGATTGTGGCCGATAAAGACTGGGGAGCCTATTTTCAGTTCACCTATACAACCTTTCCAAAGGACACAATTGTTCCTACCTTCAAAAAAAACGTGTCGCAGGAAGATCTGGCTGCTCTCAAGCAGACCGACAGGTTCCTCAGATACAGACTCGGCCGCGACCCGGCAGGTGTCCGAAAAGGTGAAACCGCCGAGACAAAATTTCTCACCCTGGCTCCCGGATCAAAGAATATCGTAACCAAACTGACCGGTCCTCGCGCGATCACCTCAATCCGGCTGGCAATTGATCCGGCTTGGGGAGAGAATGCAGAGAAGCAGCTTCGTGAGGTGGTGCTGAAGATCAGTTGGGACGGCGAGAAGCAGCCCAGCGTATGGGTCCCGCTTGGCGATTTCTTTGGTGCGGCTCCCGGCATCCAGAAATATAAATCACTGCCGATGGGTGTGACCGACAAGGAGATGTATTGCCTGTGGTATATGCCTTTCGCCAAGGATGCGAAGATCGAGCTTCAAAATGGTGGCGACAAGGCATTCCCGGTAACACTGAGTATTGTCAGCGCTCCCCTTTCTCGTGATATCAATGACCTGATGCGTTTTCATGCCAAATGGCACCGAGACGCATTCCTTCCTACAGAGTCTGAACGCGCAATAGACTGGACAATGCTCAAGACAAACGGCCAGGGTCGTTTTGTTGGAGTGATGCTGGATGTGCGCAATCCCAAAGGCGGCTGGTGGGGCGAAGGCGATGAGAAGTTCTTTGTTGACGGCGAGAAGTTTCCGTCCACATTCGGCACCGGTTCGGAGGATTATTTCGGTTATGCCTGGTGCTCACCGGACTATTTCCAGAATGCGTTTCATAACCAGACCCGCCAGGCTCCCGACAATAAGTGGGCGAGCCTGAACCGCTGGCAGATAGCCGACTGTGTGCCGTTCCAAAAGAGCTTCGAGGGCGATATCGAGAAGTACTGGCCGAATGATCGCCCAACGTTATATGCATGCACCGCCTACTGGTATCTTGCCCTCGGCGGCCAGGATGCCTATGAGCCTGTCGAACCAGCTTCGGCGCGCACGAATTATTGCCCATTGGATGTTACAAAGTAG
- a CDS encoding prepilin-type N-terminal cleavage/methylation domain-containing protein, with product MTVPNGPRMGFTLIELLVVIAIIAILAAILFPVFTNAKQVANQASCLSNIGEVGKAIQAYAGDYGGRIPKWHNGSYTWDKAVWNYLKNKKVLTCPVNKRPGYEYVRSYAMPKNISGQIVEQAPKPSATVLLFEKGSRVVFETGDSCGEWFSQTVGADLDSSHTYWHNGGKTFAFCDGHAAYFKYPKGPFSYDYEYNYAAWSGNCIHNPGYGTPGYCGFADTTAAGEVGSVTGANLPR from the coding sequence ATGACAGTGCCAAACGGCCCACGTATGGGATTTACATTGATAGAATTGCTTGTTGTAATAGCAATTATTGCTATTCTTGCGGCGATTCTCTTTCCAGTGTTTACAAACGCCAAGCAGGTTGCAAACCAAGCTTCATGCTTGAGCAACATAGGTGAGGTCGGCAAAGCAATACAGGCTTATGCCGGTGATTACGGCGGTAGAATCCCGAAGTGGCACAATGGGTCATATACGTGGGACAAAGCAGTTTGGAATTACTTGAAGAACAAGAAAGTGCTAACATGTCCTGTCAACAAAAGACCAGGGTACGAATATGTCCGTTCCTATGCGATGCCAAAAAACATCTCGGGTCAAATTGTGGAGCAGGCACCCAAGCCCTCCGCAACAGTGCTGCTCTTTGAAAAAGGTTCTCGGGTTGTGTTTGAAACCGGTGATTCTTGTGGTGAGTGGTTCAGTCAGACAGTTGGCGCTGATTTAGATTCATCACACACATACTGGCATAATGGTGGCAAGACATTCGCGTTTTGCGATGGGCATGCAGCGTACTTCAAGTATCCTAAAGGGCCTTTCAGTTACGACTATGAGTACAACTACGCTGCCTGGTCCGGCAATTGCATTCACAATCCGGGCTATGGCACCCCCGGTTATTGCGGCTTCGCGGATACAACAGCAGCAGGGGAAGTTGGGTCAGTTACAGGCGCAAATTTGCCGAGGTAG